The genomic window GCAAAGGTGTCTATGTCTCTCTAAATAAAAGTATTACGGATGATGGAAACAGCATCGCCGTAGATGCGCGTGTCATTAACCACGTCCGCGCACGGGCGCAGATTACTGATAATGCTGAAACCCAGCTACTTCTGAAGTGGCGTAAAGACTTTTAGAACTTTTATACGCATAAATTAATGTGAATTAATATTTGTACCTTCTTGAGTTTTAATGACAAAGTCAGGATATTGTGAAATATTATGAACCACTCTGAATATTTATAATGCTGCCCTGGATCCTCCGTTCACTTGAAGCTCTCGGCGCTTACGTAGCTATGACTATGCAGGTCATCTGGCTTGCATTCAGACATCCTCCCCACTGGAGGCTCATTCGCGATCAGATGTATGAAATCGGTGTACTTTCCCTCCCCGTCGTTGCCATTACAGGTTTTTCCACCGGTATGGTCTTAGCTGCGCAAAGCTTTTTCCAACTTTCCGACAAGGGGCTTGCCAGCGCAACCGGCCTGATGGTCACCAAAGCCATGATGGTAGAACTGGGCCCCGTCCTCACTGCCTTTATGGTCACGGGCCGCGTCGGCGCAGCGATGTGCGCCGAGTTGGGCACTATGCGCGTCACAGAGCAGATCGATGCGATGCGCAGTATGGCTGTCAACCCCCTACAATATCTTGTTGCTCCCCGCTTTATTGCAGGTACAATCGTTCTCCCCCTACTTACTGTTTTTAGTTGTGTGAT from Parachlamydiales bacterium includes these protein-coding regions:
- a CDS encoding ABC transporter permease; its protein translation is MLPWILRSLEALGAYVAMTMQVIWLAFRHPPHWRLIRDQMYEIGVLSLPVVAITGFSTGMVLAAQSFFQLSDKGLASATGLMVTKAMMVELGPVLTAFMVTGRVGAAMCAELGTMRVTEQIDAMRSMAVNPLQYLVAPRFIAGTIVLPLLTVFSCVMGIAGGFIIAVEYYNMSANSFLDPLPLHITTFDFASGIIKAFIFGIVIITISCYRGMTTTGGAAGVGRSTTNSVVICYSVILISNFLITIGLNNSHEFINKFLDYWF